Proteins encoded in a region of the Scyliorhinus torazame isolate Kashiwa2021f chromosome 1, sScyTor2.1, whole genome shotgun sequence genome:
- the tbx3a gene encoding T-box transcription factor TBX3a isoform X3, with the protein MFPPFKVRCTGLDKKAKYILLMDIVAADDCRYKFHNSRWMVAGKADPEMPKRMYIHPDSPATGEQWMSKVVTFHKLKLTNNISDKHGFTILNSMHKYQPRFHIVRANDILKLPYSTFRTYVFPETEFIAVTAYQNDKITQLKIDNNPFAKGFRDTGNGRREKRKQLAIQSLRVYEEQQKGSKENGTSDDSSSEQAAFKCFGQSTSPAASTPGTANLKGALQSDEDESDVDSKDEPIRERPDSGKLLAAGEDRKGDRGSSKSHPRPADSVSRMREHESSRTDKGLKDSQPSPTAISSGARAVNGVGREIKSPVRDHHQKADESSGLSKEPYSPLTVQTDSISHLNHGHLQNLAFSHNLSGQHFFAPLAAGHPLLLHPSQFAMGGAFPNMAAGMGHLLASMSGATGGISALDALVSSQQGLPGGSAATLPFHLQQHVLASQGLAMSPFGSLFPYPYTYMAAAAAASMPAAVPPSVASSLHRHPFLSAVRPRLRYSPYTFPVPGMDSSSLLASALPTMATPGEAKVNNSSMTASPVSAGLDSGSEVNSRSSTLSSGSLSLSPKQCSEKETPNQLQNIQRLVSGLDTKQDRSTRSDSP; encoded by the exons ATGTTCCCGCCATTTAAAGTTAGATGCACGGGTCTGGATAAGAAGGCCAAATATATTTTGCTAATGGATATAGTTGCGGCGGATGACTGTAGGTACAAATTCCACAACTCGCGCTGGATGGTAGCCGGAAAAGCTGACCCTGAAATGCCAAAGCGAATGTACATTCACCCTGatagccccgctactggtgagcaaTGGATGTCTAAAGTTGTCACTTTCCACAAGCTGAAGCTGACAAACAACATTTCCGATAAACATGGATTT ACTATTCTGAACTCCATGCACAAGTATCAACCTAGATTTCACATTGTTCGTGCGAACGACATTTTGAAACTTCCTTACAGTACTTTCCGGACGTATGTGTTCCCCGAAACAGAATTCATTGCGGTGACTGCGTACCAAAACGATAAG ATAACTCAGTTAAAAATCGACAACAATCCATTTGCCAAAGGTTTTCGTGACACGGGCAATGGGAGAAGGGAGAAAAG AAAACAGTTGGCGATTCAGTCCCTCCGAGTCTATGAAGAACAGCAGAAGGGCTCCAAAGAGAATGGGACATCGGACGATTCGTCCAGCGAGCAAGCGGCTTTCAAATGCTTCGGTCAGTCCACCTCCCCCGCTGCTTCCACGCCAGGAACGGCGAACTTAAAAG GTGCCCTGCAAAGCGATGAAGACGAAAGCGACGTGGACAGTAAGGACGAGCCCATCCGGGAAAGGCCTGACTCGGGAAAACTGTTGGCTGCTGGCGAGGACAGGAAGGGGGATCGCGGTTCCAGCAAATCGCACCCACGGCCCGCGGACTCTGTGAGCAGGATGAGAGAGCACGAAAGCTCCAGGACTGACAAGGGCTTGAAGGATTCGCAGCCGAGCCCGACGGCCATCTCCTCGGGCGCCAGGGCCGTGAACGGCGTGGGCCGCGAGATCAAAAGCCCAGTTCGGGACCATCATCAGAAAGCGGATGAGTCCAGCGGTTTGAGCAAGGAGCCCTATTCACCCCTGACCGTCCAGACGGATAGTATCTCGCACCTGAATCACGGACACTTACAGAACCTCGCCTTTTCTCATAATTTATCTGGCCAGCACTTCTTTGCGCCACTGGCAGCGGGACATCCTCTTCTCTTGCACCCCAGCCAGTTTGCGATGGGTGGGGCCTTCCCAAATATGGCAGCAGGTATGGGTCACCTGTTGGCCTCGATGTCGGGCGCCACGGgcgggatcagcgccctggacgCACTAGTTTCCTCCCAGCAGGGGCTCCCTGGTGGATCCGCAGCAACGCTCCCGTTTCACCTCCAACAACACGTGCTGGCATCTCAG GGTCTCGCGATGTCACCTTTTGGTAGCCTTTTCCCCTATCCTTACACCTACATGGCCGCTGCGGCCGCCGCCTCCATGCCCGCCGCAGTCCCGCCGTCTGTCGCgtcctccctccaccgccatccgttcctcagcgccgtgaggcctcgCTTGAGGTATAGCCCTTACACGTTCCCTGTGCCCGGAATGGACAGTAGCAGCCTGCTGGCCAGCGCCCTGCCCACCATGGCCACCCCAGGCGAGGCGAAGGTCAACAACAGCAGCATGACAGCCAGCCCCGTGTCAGCCGGCCTGGACTCGGGCTCTGAGGTCAACAGCAGGTCCTCCACCCTCTCCTCGGGATCGCTCTCACTGTCGCCGAAGCAGTGCTCAGAGAAAGAAACGCCCAACCAGCTCCAGAACATCCAGCGCCTGGTCAGCGGACTGGACACGAAACAGGACCGGTCAACCCGGAGCGACTC
- the tbx3a gene encoding T-box transcription factor TBX3a isoform X2, giving the protein MGAPHKHLVSWVAWRRMFPPFKVRCTGLDKKAKYILLMDIVAADDCRYKFHNSRWMVAGKADPEMPKRMYIHPDSPATGEQWMSKVVTFHKLKLTNNISDKHGFTILNSMHKYQPRFHIVRANDILKLPYSTFRTYVFPETEFIAVTAYQNDKITQLKIDNNPFAKGFRDTGNGRREKRKQLAIQSLRVYEEQQKGSKENGTSDDSSSEQAAFKCFGQSTSPAASTPGTANLKGALQSDEDESDVDSKDEPIRERPDSGKLLAAGEDRKGDRGSSKSHPRPADSVSRMREHESSRTDKGLKDSQPSPTAISSGARAVNGVGREIKSPVRDHHQKADESSGLSKEPYSPLTVQTDSISHLNHGHLQNLAFSHNLSGQHFFAPLAAGHPLLLHPSQFAMGGAFPNMAAGMGHLLASMSGATGGISALDALVSSQQGLPGGSAATLPFHLQQHVLASQGLAMSPFGSLFPYPYTYMAAAAAASMPAAVPPSVASSLHRHPFLSAVRPRLRYSPYTFPVPGMDSSSLLASALPTMATPGEAKVNNSSMTASPVSAGLDSGSEVNSRSSTLSSGSLSLSPKQCSEKETPNQLQNIQRLVSGLDTKQDRSTRSDSP; this is encoded by the exons GAGAATGTTCCCGCCATTTAAAGTTAGATGCACGGGTCTGGATAAGAAGGCCAAATATATTTTGCTAATGGATATAGTTGCGGCGGATGACTGTAGGTACAAATTCCACAACTCGCGCTGGATGGTAGCCGGAAAAGCTGACCCTGAAATGCCAAAGCGAATGTACATTCACCCTGatagccccgctactggtgagcaaTGGATGTCTAAAGTTGTCACTTTCCACAAGCTGAAGCTGACAAACAACATTTCCGATAAACATGGATTT ACTATTCTGAACTCCATGCACAAGTATCAACCTAGATTTCACATTGTTCGTGCGAACGACATTTTGAAACTTCCTTACAGTACTTTCCGGACGTATGTGTTCCCCGAAACAGAATTCATTGCGGTGACTGCGTACCAAAACGATAAG ATAACTCAGTTAAAAATCGACAACAATCCATTTGCCAAAGGTTTTCGTGACACGGGCAATGGGAGAAGGGAGAAAAG AAAACAGTTGGCGATTCAGTCCCTCCGAGTCTATGAAGAACAGCAGAAGGGCTCCAAAGAGAATGGGACATCGGACGATTCGTCCAGCGAGCAAGCGGCTTTCAAATGCTTCGGTCAGTCCACCTCCCCCGCTGCTTCCACGCCAGGAACGGCGAACTTAAAAG GTGCCCTGCAAAGCGATGAAGACGAAAGCGACGTGGACAGTAAGGACGAGCCCATCCGGGAAAGGCCTGACTCGGGAAAACTGTTGGCTGCTGGCGAGGACAGGAAGGGGGATCGCGGTTCCAGCAAATCGCACCCACGGCCCGCGGACTCTGTGAGCAGGATGAGAGAGCACGAAAGCTCCAGGACTGACAAGGGCTTGAAGGATTCGCAGCCGAGCCCGACGGCCATCTCCTCGGGCGCCAGGGCCGTGAACGGCGTGGGCCGCGAGATCAAAAGCCCAGTTCGGGACCATCATCAGAAAGCGGATGAGTCCAGCGGTTTGAGCAAGGAGCCCTATTCACCCCTGACCGTCCAGACGGATAGTATCTCGCACCTGAATCACGGACACTTACAGAACCTCGCCTTTTCTCATAATTTATCTGGCCAGCACTTCTTTGCGCCACTGGCAGCGGGACATCCTCTTCTCTTGCACCCCAGCCAGTTTGCGATGGGTGGGGCCTTCCCAAATATGGCAGCAGGTATGGGTCACCTGTTGGCCTCGATGTCGGGCGCCACGGgcgggatcagcgccctggacgCACTAGTTTCCTCCCAGCAGGGGCTCCCTGGTGGATCCGCAGCAACGCTCCCGTTTCACCTCCAACAACACGTGCTGGCATCTCAG GGTCTCGCGATGTCACCTTTTGGTAGCCTTTTCCCCTATCCTTACACCTACATGGCCGCTGCGGCCGCCGCCTCCATGCCCGCCGCAGTCCCGCCGTCTGTCGCgtcctccctccaccgccatccgttcctcagcgccgtgaggcctcgCTTGAGGTATAGCCCTTACACGTTCCCTGTGCCCGGAATGGACAGTAGCAGCCTGCTGGCCAGCGCCCTGCCCACCATGGCCACCCCAGGCGAGGCGAAGGTCAACAACAGCAGCATGACAGCCAGCCCCGTGTCAGCCGGCCTGGACTCGGGCTCTGAGGTCAACAGCAGGTCCTCCACCCTCTCCTCGGGATCGCTCTCACTGTCGCCGAAGCAGTGCTCAGAGAAAGAAACGCCCAACCAGCTCCAGAACATCCAGCGCCTGGTCAGCGGACTGGACACGAAACAGGACCGGTCAACCCGGAGCGACTC